From the genome of Acidobacteriota bacterium, one region includes:
- a CDS encoding FAD-dependent oxidoreductase, which translates to MRSLYARLHDRYSPDRRDGFTRRQMMQASIAAGAGLLLSGRGFAQPTASRGRVVVIGAGFSGLAAAFELASAGLDVTVVEARGRVGGRVLSFRDFVPGKVVEGGGELIGSNHVMWQSYAKRFGLDMLDMTEDEALEAPVLIDGVRVARAEAEALFTEMDAAFGTMNDDARRVADADRPWLADDAVALDLKTVGDWVRGLQCSDLCRRAIDAMITADSGVRTEWQSYLGHLAMVKGGGVEAYWTDSEVYRCKGGNQQLAEKLADAIGRDRILLRTPVTHVQLASSGARVTLADRRVLDADQVIVSVPPNTWNRIAFDPVLPAHIQPQIGSNVKFLMRVKGEFWTRAKLSPDLLTNGPVQMTWHQTDNQRGTGASMNAFSGGPAAEEVRAWPAEERTRRYMAALSPVYRNLPASLVQTRFMDWPGDAWAKGAYSFPAPGQIMRIGATLWDGIGGRLQFAGEHCAYAFVGYMEGALHSGAMAARRVASKLGVTESVA; encoded by the coding sequence ATGCGCTCTCTCTACGCTCGCCTGCACGATCGCTACTCACCCGACCGCCGCGACGGCTTCACCAGGCGGCAGATGATGCAGGCCTCGATTGCGGCAGGGGCGGGGCTGCTCCTGAGTGGACGCGGGTTCGCGCAGCCGACGGCCAGCCGCGGACGTGTGGTCGTGATCGGTGCCGGGTTCTCCGGCCTTGCCGCGGCGTTCGAACTCGCCAGTGCCGGCCTCGACGTGACCGTCGTCGAGGCACGAGGCCGTGTCGGGGGACGCGTACTGTCCTTCCGCGATTTCGTCCCCGGCAAGGTCGTGGAGGGCGGCGGCGAGTTGATCGGCTCCAACCACGTGATGTGGCAGTCGTATGCGAAACGCTTCGGGCTCGACATGCTCGACATGACCGAGGACGAGGCGCTCGAAGCGCCGGTCCTCATCGACGGCGTGCGCGTCGCACGCGCGGAAGCCGAGGCCCTCTTCACGGAGATGGACGCCGCCTTCGGCACGATGAACGACGATGCACGGCGCGTGGCTGATGCCGACAGGCCATGGCTGGCCGACGATGCGGTGGCGCTGGATCTGAAGACGGTGGGCGACTGGGTGCGCGGGCTGCAGTGCTCTGACCTCTGCCGGCGTGCCATCGACGCGATGATCACGGCAGACAGCGGCGTGCGCACCGAGTGGCAGAGTTATCTCGGCCATCTCGCGATGGTGAAGGGCGGCGGCGTTGAAGCGTACTGGACCGACTCGGAGGTCTATCGCTGCAAGGGCGGCAATCAGCAGCTCGCCGAGAAGCTGGCCGACGCGATCGGCCGCGATCGCATCCTGCTGCGCACGCCTGTCACGCACGTACAGTTGGCATCGTCTGGCGCGCGCGTGACGCTCGCCGACAGGCGCGTGCTCGACGCCGACCAGGTGATCGTCTCCGTGCCGCCGAACACATGGAACCGCATCGCGTTCGACCCCGTGCTGCCCGCGCACATCCAGCCGCAGATCGGCTCGAACGTGAAGTTCCTGATGCGCGTGAAGGGCGAGTTCTGGACACGCGCGAAGCTGTCGCCCGACCTGCTCACCAACGGCCCGGTGCAGATGACGTGGCACCAGACCGACAACCAGCGCGGCACGGGCGCGTCGATGAACGCGTTCTCCGGAGGTCCTGCTGCGGAGGAAGTGCGCGCGTGGCCGGCGGAGGAACGGACGCGGCGCTACATGGCCGCGCTGTCGCCGGTGTACAGGAATCTGCCGGCGTCACTGGTGCAGACGCGGTTCATGGACTGGCCGGGCGATGCGTGGGCCAAGGGTGCGTATTCGTTCCCCGCGCCCGGACAGATCATGCGCATCGGCGCGACGTTATGGGACGGGATCGGCGGACGGCTGCAGTTTGCCGGAGAGCACTGCGCCTACGCGTTCGTCGGCTACATGGAAGGTGCGCTGCACTCGGGCGCGATGGCCGCGCGTCGAGTGGCGTCGAAACTCGGCGTGACGGAATCAGTCGCGTAG
- a CDS encoding carbohydrate kinase family protein, whose protein sequence is MPTSASDALWDVVGLGANAVDFVYRLPAVPQAQGNFSKVRISRETISCGGQMTTALVACARFGLRAKYVGVTGTDDNGRRIRKELAHHSVDCSDSIIKDARNQYAVIMVDEVSGERIVLWDRDEKLQLRPHEIPEHAIVSARLLHVDDVDQEAAIVAGGMARRAGLVVTSDIDRLTPRTVDLVKAVTVPIFAEHVPVGLTGASDIDTALRQLRQMHDGLLCVTIGAEGAIALDGDRLVHSPGFSVQAVDTTGAGDVFRAGFIYGTLHGWPTEEVLRFANAAAGLSCTRAGAIGGVPALEEIEALLGTVQA, encoded by the coding sequence GTGCCTACGTCCGCGTCAGATGCGCTCTGGGATGTGGTGGGCCTCGGGGCCAACGCCGTCGATTTCGTCTACCGGTTGCCTGCTGTACCTCAGGCGCAGGGCAACTTCTCCAAGGTGCGGATCAGCCGCGAGACGATCAGTTGCGGCGGACAGATGACGACGGCGCTGGTGGCCTGCGCGCGGTTCGGGCTGCGGGCCAAGTACGTGGGCGTCACGGGAACCGACGACAACGGCCGCCGCATCAGGAAGGAACTCGCGCACCACAGCGTCGACTGCAGCGACTCGATCATCAAGGACGCGCGCAATCAGTACGCCGTGATCATGGTGGACGAGGTCTCGGGCGAGCGCATCGTCCTCTGGGATCGCGATGAGAAGCTCCAGCTGCGCCCACACGAGATCCCGGAGCACGCGATCGTCTCGGCACGCCTGCTGCACGTGGACGATGTCGACCAGGAGGCCGCGATCGTGGCGGGCGGGATGGCGCGGCGGGCGGGGCTCGTTGTCACCAGTGACATCGATCGCCTGACACCACGAACCGTCGATCTCGTGAAGGCCGTCACCGTACCCATCTTCGCCGAGCACGTGCCTGTCGGCCTCACGGGTGCCAGCGACATCGACACCGCGCTCCGGCAACTGCGCCAGATGCACGACGGGCTGCTCTGCGTGACGATCGGCGCCGAAGGCGCGATCGCGCTCGATGGCGATCGCCTCGTCCATTCGCCTGGGTTCAGCGTGCAGGCCGTTGACACGACCGGCGCCGGCGACGTGTTCCGCGCCGGGTTCATCTACGGCACGCTCCATGGCTGGCCGACCGAGGAGGTGCTCCGGTTCGCCAACGCCGCGGCGGGCCTGAGCTGTACGCGTGCCGGCGCCATAGGCGGCGTGCCGGCGCTCGAGGAAATCGAAGCACTGCTCGGCACCGTGCAGGCGTAA
- a CDS encoding response regulator, protein MSDPAGPVPPSTDSASTADAWSTLLGAARIMVAEQDLYLRYTAIIDGPAGGPFTSACIGRLDIEVLPGEAGERLGAVKHDAIESGTPQQVCVDVPTEAGVRTLEVTATPRRDGHGRITGVLSAAVDITDIRRAQVDDSRIAALVESRTLEGIGRLAGGVAHDFNNLLTVILGYCELLRLRQRGGADLDEIANAARRAGQITRQLLAFGQRQALQVDTVDMNALIRGLARMLRRVLGESIALDVDPGDESAWVVADVGQIEQVLLNLVIHARDAMPSGGTLRIATRIVEADAREAGRSVEVTVRDSGDGLREEDRRRVFEPFFPTARTEGGLDLAAAHGIVTQTGGTLVCESTVGAGTTFVMRLPLGLPPAAAQRVANGTPDVHARGDEVVLLAGDEPLVRELAARSLREYGYRVLEAQDADSVVRHVEQALPSLVVSDVAPSPDGLDLPVEIARRWPDLPVIVLTGRGSASTVGALRPSSVLRKPFSPTDLATRVRTLLDESQGLKPLASI, encoded by the coding sequence ATGTCCGATCCCGCCGGCCCGGTGCCGCCTTCCACCGATTCCGCATCCACCGCCGATGCGTGGAGCACCCTCCTTGGCGCCGCGCGCATCATGGTCGCCGAGCAGGACCTCTATCTCCGCTATACGGCCATCATCGACGGGCCGGCTGGTGGGCCCTTCACGTCGGCCTGCATCGGTCGTCTCGACATCGAGGTGCTCCCGGGCGAGGCGGGGGAGCGTCTCGGCGCGGTCAAGCATGACGCGATCGAGAGTGGAACGCCGCAGCAGGTGTGCGTCGACGTCCCCACGGAGGCGGGTGTCCGGACGCTGGAGGTGACGGCCACGCCGCGACGTGACGGACACGGACGAATCACGGGCGTGCTGTCTGCCGCCGTCGACATCACTGACATCCGACGCGCGCAGGTCGACGACAGCCGCATCGCCGCTCTCGTGGAGTCGCGCACGCTCGAGGGCATCGGTCGCCTCGCGGGCGGCGTGGCACACGACTTCAACAACCTGCTCACGGTGATCCTGGGCTACTGCGAACTGCTGCGCCTGCGTCAGCGTGGCGGCGCCGACCTCGACGAGATCGCGAACGCGGCCCGTCGCGCGGGTCAGATCACGCGGCAGCTGCTCGCGTTCGGCCAGCGGCAGGCGCTACAGGTGGACACGGTCGACATGAACGCGCTCATCCGCGGTCTCGCGCGGATGCTGCGGCGCGTCCTCGGCGAGTCGATCGCGCTGGATGTCGATCCCGGCGACGAGTCGGCATGGGTCGTGGCCGATGTCGGCCAGATCGAGCAGGTGCTCCTCAACCTCGTGATCCACGCACGCGACGCGATGCCGTCCGGCGGCACGCTGCGGATCGCCACGCGGATCGTCGAGGCCGACGCGCGGGAAGCCGGGCGCAGTGTCGAAGTGACGGTACGGGACAGCGGCGACGGCCTGCGTGAAGAGGATCGCCGGCGCGTGTTCGAGCCGTTTTTCCCGACCGCCCGCACCGAAGGTGGGCTCGACCTCGCGGCCGCCCACGGCATCGTCACGCAGACGGGTGGAACTCTCGTGTGCGAGAGCACCGTCGGCGCCGGTACGACGTTCGTGATGCGCCTCCCGCTCGGCCTTCCACCGGCCGCCGCGCAACGCGTCGCCAACGGCACGCCTGACGTCCATGCGCGCGGCGACGAGGTGGTGCTGCTCGCAGGCGACGAACCTCTCGTGCGCGAACTGGCCGCGCGGTCCCTGCGCGAGTACGGCTATCGCGTGCTCGAAGCCCAGGACGCAGACAGCGTGGTTCGCCACGTCGAACAGGCGCTGCCGTCGCTCGTCGTGTCGGATGTCGCCCCGTCGCCTGACGGCCTCGACCTGCCCGTCGAGATCGCCCGCCGGTGGCCGGACCTGCCGGTGATCGTGCTCACCGGCCGCGGCAGCGCATCGACGGTGGGAGCCCTCCGGCCCTCATCCGTGCTTCGCAAGCCCTTCAGCCCTACCGACCTCGCCACCCGCGTCCGCACGCTCCTCGACGAGAGCCAGGGGTTGAAACCCCTGGCCTCCATCTGA